The nucleotide sequence GGAGCGCGGAGTCGGGCTGGTAGGCGATGAAGAACTGGCTGAGGCTGTAGACCTCGGCGAGGACCGCTTGAGCTGCCCGCCGTTCGGGGGCCCGGTCGGCCTGACGTACGGCGAGTTGTGCGTCCCGGATGAGATGTGGCAGGAGGCCGCCGATCACCTCGCGGTGGTTGGGCGCGGAGTGACGGGCGGACCAGGCACTTTGGAGACGTGCGCTCAGGTGCGCGGGCGACGGCGCTTCGCGGTCGGTGGTGAAGGGGAACGCGTCGATCGCGGCTCGTACCGCGGGTAGCTTGGCGTGACCGGGGCCGATGAAGAGGTCGATGGGCATGGTCTGGTCGCCGGTCAGCTCGGAGAGGTCACGGACCCGCAGCACCTCGGCGATGCGCAAGATCATGGGGAGTGCGGGGGTGTGGAGGGTGCCGTTCTCGATCTGCTTCACCCAACTCGGGGACTTGCCGAGGAGACCGGCGAGGACGGTACGGCTCATACCCCGGCGGGTACGGAGAACTTGCATCCGCTGGCCGAAGACCAGCGGATGGTCAAGTGGGTCCGGGGTAGCGTCAGATGACATGGCCTTGCCCCTCTCTGTCCAACTCGTCACTGCCAGAGTATGGGCAGGACCGTTGTCCTGTGAGGCGGTTCACTCCCAGGCAGTCGCTGCCGCGCGTGGCTGAGCTGCCCAGAACCTGATCTGCCCGGAGGGGCCCATGCACATCAGCGAGCTGGTTGGCACGGACGAGTGGCACACAGTCGATGGGCGGCCGTTCGTCGTCTACAAGTACGCGGCCACGCTGGACGGCCGGATCGCCGCGGCGGACAGCACCAGCCAGTGGATCACCAGCGCCGAGTCCCGGGCCGAAGTCCACGCGCTGCGTGCGGCCTGTCAGGCGACTGTCGTCGGTTCCGGCACCCAGCAGGCCGACAACCCCCACCTTGCCGTGCGCTCGGCGAAGGACGACCCCAAGCTGAAGGTGGCCGTGCCGGTTGATGAGCAGCCATGGCGCGTGATCGTCGACACCAACGCCCGGACCCCCGCTGATGCCCGGGTCCTCGATGATGCGGCACCCACCATGATCGCTGTCGCCGATGACGCCGACGCATCCCACCTGGACGGCGTGGCCACCGTCGTACGGCTGCCCCGGGCGAAGGTCGGCTTGGACGTGGAGGTGCTCCTCCGTGAACTGCACCAGCGCGGCGTGCGCGGGATGTTCCTCGAGGGCGGCCCCACTCTCGCCGCGTCGTTCGTGTCGGCCGGACTGGTGGACCGCATCGTCGCCTACATCGCACCCGCGCTCCTCGGCCGCGGAAAGAGCGGACTCGAAGGCGGCACCATCGAGACGATCGACGACATCCTCCGATGCGAGCTGGTGGACGTGGCGCGGTCCGGCCCGGACGTCAGGCTGATCGCACGCCCGCAGCGCTGAGCGGTCCGAAGGTGGGCTGCTGGGGCCGTCGTCCGGTACGGGGCCCGGAACACCAGCGACCCACCCGGTCCATGGGTCCGGGGGCCGTCACCGGAGACGGACTGCGCGTACAGCTGGCACAGCTGTACGCCTGCACAGTGGGAGACGGCGCACCCCGGGCCGTGGCTGACGTGCGCGGTAGCATCCGGAGCCTGCTGACCGCATAACGAGGAAGACGCAATGACGACGATCGCTGTGACGGGGCACATGGACATCACCGACGCGTCGGTGCCGCTGGTGCGAGGAGAGCTGGACAAGATCCTTGCCGCCTATGAGCCCTCCAGCCTGGTAGGAGTGTCGTGCATCGCGAAAGGCAGCGACAGCCTCTTCGCAGATGCGGTCCTGGCCGCAGGCGGGCGCCTGGCCGTGGTGATCCCTTCGGAGGACTATCGGCAGGCGAAGGTGAGGCCAGAGCATGCCGAAACCTTCGACCGCCTGGTAGAGGCAGCGGACGAAGTGCTGGTGATGCCGCACGCCACGGCAAACCGTCAAGCGTACGAAGCGGCGAACGCCGTGCTGCTGGAGCGTGCCGATCGGCTGGTGGCCGTGTGGAACGGCCGGCCGCCCACGGGCAAGGGCGGCGGGACGGCGGACGTGGTACTGCAGGCGCGCGAGGCAGACATCCCTGTGGATGTCGTCTGGCCGGACGGGGCATCGCGCCTGGCGTGACGAAAACCCCTCGCCCGGCCCGCAGGCCGGACGAGAGCCCGTCACGCCCGGAGTCAGTGCAGGGCCTCGATGGCCTTCAGGATCAACGCCCGCGCCTCGGCCCCGTACACGGCCATGCTGCGCAGTTGCTCGAACGCCTTCACATACATTGCGATCTCCGACGGCTGGGTGGCGTTCACCTCGGCGGAGAGCAACTCGACGGACACCAGCGTGCCGTCGTGCACGTCGAATGTCTCCTGCGGCCACAGAACCCGCTCGCGCGTTCCAGCCGGGATGATGCCGAACGACACCTGCGGCAGGGCCCCCGCGGTCAGCAAGTAGCCCAGTTGAGCAGCCATCGCGTCCGCGTTGCCGAGCTGGTAATACAGCACCGCCTCCTCGATGAGGAACACGTAACGGTGCCCCGGCTCGTGGATGACCTGCGACCGCTCCAGGCGGGCCGCCGCAGCCTCCGCCCCGTCGTCGGGGACCTCAAGAAACCGGGCATTCATCGACAGCAGCGCTCTCGCGTAGCCCTCCGTCTGCAACAGGCCGGGGACCAGGACCGGCGAATAGACGCGCAGCAGTTCCGTTGACCGGTACAGCTCCGTGTAGCTGTCCTGGAGCTTGGCCAGACCGGTGCGCACACGGCGCCGCCACTCCCGGTACAGGGACTGGGCGTGCTGCGAGGCCGCGATCAGGTCCGCAGCCTGGTCAAGAGCATCGGCTGCGCGGCACCACAGGCGGATGTCCGTCGGTGAGGGCGGGGTGCGGGCGTTCTCGATCCGGGACGTCTTGGCATGGTGCCAGCCGCACCGGGAGGCCAGCTCAGTGACCGTCAGTCCGGCATTGCTTCTCAGGTCGCGCAACTGGCGCGCCACGTTCTCGCGGGCGGCTTGAGCTGAGGATGACGGAGAGATGGTCATGAGCTGGCCGTGGTGCTTCCTGTCAGTGGATCTCGTACTGGTCGTGAGGTATCGCGCGGTCCCACACCGCGTCGAACGCGTCAGAGCACTGTTTGACGATGACCGGCTCGGTCCGCAACTCCATGTCCGGGTCGGCCCAGTTGCCGTCTCCGGTGAAGTGGTTGAACAGCACCTGCGTTCCGTCGAAGAGCCACAGGTCTGCGCCCGGAAGCATCAGATCCACGGCGAGGCGGCGGGGAAGCCACCGCACCTGCTCGCCTGCGGCGACGTTCACGACGGTCCCGGCATGCTCGTAGCGGATGTAGTCGGTGACCGGCTCGGACACGATGCGTGCTCGGCGCACCACGACGCCACGAGCGACCGCGCGGGAGATCATGTCGGTCCACGGCGCCCAGTACTCGGAGGCAGGGTCGACGTCCCGGCGCCCAGTGGCCAGCCAAGTGTTGAAGTCGTCGGATTCATCGCCGACGGCGTACTGGTCGCGCATCTCAAGGTGCACTGCTGAATGCTGTGCGGCCTGGAACAGTTCGTCAAAGCTGAGCGCGTTCTGCGACATCGCATGCCTCCCTCAGGACCGGGATCAGGCGGGCCGGGATACGGATGACCGTTTCGTGGTCGGGAATACCAGGCGCGTGCCCGGGCGCCGGCGTCTGGACGCACTGGGTGCGGGTGGCGTCGTCGGCGGTGTAGCTCTGGATCACGATGTCCGCAGTCTCCTGCTCTACCCAGGCCGTGGGTGATCCGTTCTTGCCGGTGTCGGGGTCGATCCCGATGAACTGTAAGGGCATGGTCGTCTCCCGTGTAGTCGCCGTGCGCCGATGTGCACCAATCTCGCCCCGCGATGCGGCCTCGTCAAGGATGCGAATTAGCCATGCAGCACGATAGAAGCCTGCACGCACATCCATGCACATTGCTGGTTGTGCCGCACATCTCGCTCCTAGTGTCGGCGGGTACCACGAAACCCCGGTGCGGCGGCGGAGCCTCCCGGGGCGGGGCCAACGCCACGAGGAGCGCCAGCATGGCCACTTCCACCACCCGTCCGCCGACCTGCGAAGAGCGGCACCAACGCCCCCTCGACCTCCAGACGATGCGCGTCGGCACGCGCCGTCTGCTCGCCGAGGACACCGAACTCCCCGGGGCCGAGGATCTGGAGACGCTCACGCTCCGGCTGCGCGGGCACATCATGGTCGCCGTCCCTGAAGTCGAGGAGATGGCCGGCAGGCTCCCCGAGGACGACACGCGGCGCGCCTGCGCACGCGCCTGCGTCGGCGAGGCCCGCATGCGGATGC is from Streptomyces hygroscopicus and encodes:
- a CDS encoding riboflavin biosynthesis protein RibD, coding for MHISELVGTDEWHTVDGRPFVVYKYAATLDGRIAAADSTSQWITSAESRAEVHALRAACQATVVGSGTQQADNPHLAVRSAKDDPKLKVAVPVDEQPWRVIVDTNARTPADARVLDDAAPTMIAVADDADASHLDGVATVVRLPRAKVGLDVEVLLRELHQRGVRGMFLEGGPTLAASFVSAGLVDRIVAYIAPALLGRGKSGLEGGTIETIDDILRCELVDVARSGPDVRLIARPQR
- a CDS encoding DNA-binding protein; this encodes MTISPSSSAQAARENVARQLRDLRSNAGLTVTELASRCGWHHAKTSRIENARTPPSPTDIRLWCRAADALDQAADLIAASQHAQSLYREWRRRVRTGLAKLQDSYTELYRSTELLRVYSPVLVPGLLQTEGYARALLSMNARFLEVPDDGAEAAAARLERSQVIHEPGHRYVFLIEEAVLYYQLGNADAMAAQLGYLLTAGALPQVSFGIIPAGTRERVLWPQETFDVHDGTLVSVELLSAEVNATQPSEIAMYVKAFEQLRSMAVYGAEARALILKAIEALH